In Ruminococcaceae bacterium BL-4, one DNA window encodes the following:
- the alsB gene encoding D-allose transporter subunit; periplasmic-binding component of ABC superfamily (Evidence 2a : Function from experimental evidences in other organisms; PubMedId : 10064713, 20026827, 8576032, 9401019; Product type t : transporter), which yields MKKMKAFIAAVMAVAMSLSMAACGSSSSSSTASTAASGSAASTAAASGEAQYAVILKVLSSQFWQSMRDGIQAEADKLGVKVDIYAANTEDDVEGQVSLLENAISKGTYKAIGVAPISDVNLNNAIADATSKGIKIVDIDEKINMDALSKLGGTCYAYVATDNKAVGKMGAENLIKQIGGSGEVAIVEGKAGAVSGENRRDGAKEAFEAAGLKIVESQPADWDRTKAYDVATNYITAHPDLKAIYCCNDTMAMGVQEAVDASGKDVKVCGTDGNDDAIQSVADGKLAATVAQDPASVGAKGLDLLTEAVQKDAKPEVGADVPVYSINAILITKDNASQYIKK from the coding sequence ATGAAAAAAATGAAAGCTTTTATTGCGGCAGTTATGGCTGTTGCAATGAGCCTGAGCATGGCAGCCTGCGGGTCGTCCAGCTCATCATCCACAGCATCTACAGCAGCATCCGGTTCTGCTGCCAGCACTGCAGCAGCTTCAGGAGAAGCTCAGTATGCAGTTATTCTGAAGGTCCTGTCCAGTCAGTTCTGGCAGAGCATGCGCGATGGAATTCAGGCAGAAGCTGATAAGCTCGGCGTCAAAGTTGACATTTATGCCGCAAATACAGAAGATGATGTCGAAGGTCAGGTTTCTTTACTTGAAAACGCAATTTCCAAAGGAACTTACAAAGCAATCGGTGTTGCCCCAATTTCTGATGTAAACCTGAACAACGCAATTGCAGATGCAACTTCCAAGGGAATCAAAATTGTTGATATTGATGAAAAGATCAACATGGATGCACTTTCTAAGTTGGGCGGTACTTGCTATGCTTATGTTGCAACTGATAATAAAGCAGTTGGCAAGATGGGCGCAGAAAACCTGATTAAGCAAATCGGTGGTTCCGGCGAAGTTGCTATTGTCGAAGGCAAAGCTGGTGCTGTTTCCGGTGAAAATCGCCGCGACGGCGCAAAAGAGGCTTTTGAAGCAGCGGGCTTGAAAATTGTAGAGAGCCAGCCTGCTGATTGGGATCGTACCAAGGCATATGATGTTGCAACAAACTATATCACTGCTCACCCGGATCTGAAAGCAATTTATTGCTGCAATGATACGATGGCAATGGGCGTTCAAGAAGCTGTTGATGCTTCCGGAAAAGACGTCAAGGTTTGCGGAACTGATGGCAATGACGATGCAATTCAGTCTGTAGCTGATGGTAAACTTGCAGCTACTGTTGCACAGGATCCTGCTTCCGTTGGTGCAAAGGGACTTGACCTGTTGACTGAGGCTGTTCAGAAAGATGCAAAGCCTGAGGTCGGTGCAGATGTTCCGGTTTACAGCATTAATGCAATTCTGATTACCAAAGATAATGCTTCTCAATATATCAAAAAGTAA
- a CDS encoding putative Ribose operon repressor (Evidence 3 : Putative function from multiple computational evidences), whose amino-acid sequence MEKAKSIKEIAKLAGVSTATVSRVINQNGRFSRETEERVRRVIRENDYIPNMSAKGLRTNRTRVVGIIVPDITNPHFANLVLHLEMDLFRRGYSCLICNTNESEELESKHIQSLTAQNVSGIVLISGMRNYEELGDLPVVYVDRPSNSQDKEEVMIESDNEEGGYLATRELIQSGCRHILILKSLGNDSNQFARYCGFRRALDEFKIKEERSLCINLKAVSMEEARESILFMLDRQAKFDGIMSTTDTLAAGAVIALRERGLEVPKDILVTGFDDCQIAAACGPGITSVHQDIDQMSRMAAKLLFEMMHDRKQIHNHYRLPVSLTVRNSTCRPD is encoded by the coding sequence ATGGAAAAAGCAAAAAGTATTAAAGAAATTGCAAAACTGGCCGGCGTTTCTACGGCAACCGTTTCGCGTGTGATCAATCAGAATGGTCGCTTCTCAAGGGAAACGGAAGAACGTGTGCGCCGTGTGATCCGAGAAAATGATTATATCCCGAATATGAGTGCAAAGGGATTGCGGACCAATCGTACCCGTGTAGTAGGGATCATCGTACCGGATATTACGAACCCGCATTTTGCAAATCTAGTCCTTCATTTGGAGATGGATTTATTTCGAAGAGGATATTCCTGCCTGATCTGCAATACAAATGAATCCGAAGAGTTGGAAAGTAAACATATCCAGTCCTTAACAGCACAAAATGTCAGCGGGATTGTGCTGATTTCCGGAATGAGAAATTATGAGGAACTTGGAGATTTGCCGGTTGTCTATGTGGATCGCCCTTCCAATAGTCAGGACAAAGAAGAAGTGATGATTGAATCTGATAATGAAGAGGGCGGATATCTTGCAACAAGAGAACTGATTCAATCCGGATGCCGTCATATTTTGATTTTAAAGAGCTTGGGAAATGATTCCAATCAGTTTGCCCGATATTGCGGATTTCGGCGTGCGTTGGATGAATTCAAAATTAAAGAAGAGCGCTCTTTGTGTATTAATCTGAAGGCTGTTTCTATGGAAGAAGCCAGAGAATCTATTTTATTTATGTTGGATCGACAAGCAAAGTTTGATGGAATTATGTCAACTACAGATACGTTGGCCGCCGGTGCTGTGATTGCTTTGCGTGAACGTGGATTAGAAGTTCCAAAAGATATTTTAGTGACCGGATTTGATGACTGTCAAATAGCGGCAGCATGTGGACCGGGAATTACCAGTGTGCATCAGGATATTGACCAAATGTCTCGGATGGCTGCAAAGCTTCTTTTTGAGATGATGCATGACAGAAAGCAAATTCACAATCATTATCGTCTTCCGGTGAGCTTAACAGTGCGAAATTCGACTTGTCGTCCAGATTGA
- a CDS encoding putative ErfK/YbiS/YcfS/YnhG (Evidence 3 : Putative function from multiple computational evidences): MKALKKMLRIVSIAAFTIAAVLPLAYAQEEGSPKVGTTVVQSVSSVSSTVESSASSVSSSSKSASEPNTVSSGSSSASGNASSDVGGTTSSKESLQTVAPPVSDGWKTESGGVYYYKNGQKQKGWLQLNGKKYYLDSQTGVRKTKELFQTEKGFSYAQADGTILSGGKKKGDDGNLYLVSSDGILRNPGLLITPDYDGYWAPYYIDAQTHAVKTGLFSVNGTYYYGREDKGYLVCGKYKAPDGKTYLANSNGTLRNAGLLVTPDYDGYWAPYYIDPNTHAIKTGLFNINGTYYYGREDKGYLVCGKYKAPDGKTYLANSNGTLRKSGLLITPDYDGYWAPYYIDAQTHAIKTGLFNINGTYYYGREDKGYLVCGKYKAPDGKTYLANSNGTLRNPGLLVTPDYDGYWAPYYIDAQTHAVKIGFFNVNGTYYYGREDKGYLVCGKYKAPDGKTYLANSNGTLRNPGLLITPDYDGYWAPYYIDAQTHAIKTGFFNINGTYYYGREDKGYLVCGKYKAPDGKTYLANSNGTLRNPGLLITPDYDGYWAPYYIDAQTHAVKIGFFSVNGTYYYGREDKGYLVCGKYKAPDGKTYLANSNGTLRNAGLLITPDYDGYWAPYYIDPNTHAVKTGLFSVNGTYYYGREDKGYLVCGKYKAPDGHFYLANSDGKLLTQIGWLETAQYDGVTERYYLENPTGNYSTVKTGFFDLDGYSYYGIPDEGHVLRGKKIISGQMFLADQDGHLQETTGWLITSEYDNGILQRYYLNDSAVSGHPGAVIGAFTANGKKYYGREDTGYEVRGTYRAPNGTIYYADNDGVLMDVPPEIAEMEARAQGYSSNTNYLILVNTSVHKVSVFYGWSGNWNRLYTWDCANGAPGTPTITGEFSTSSKGYYFDSGSARCFYYTQFYEDFLFHSTLYYQYPTPDYSMDDRVGMALSHGCVRLRLENAKWIYDNIPYGTKVVSY; encoded by the coding sequence ATGAAAGCATTAAAAAAAATGCTGCGCATAGTTAGCATAGCTGCCTTTACCATTGCGGCAGTGCTTCCTTTAGCTTATGCACAGGAGGAAGGAAGCCCAAAAGTAGGGACTACAGTTGTACAATCTGTATCTTCTGTATCAAGCACAGTAGAAAGTTCAGCGTCAAGTGTATCTTCGTCTTCTAAGAGCGCAAGTGAACCCAATACGGTTTCCTCAGGTTCTTCGAGCGCAAGTGGGAATGCCTCTTCAGATGTAGGAGGGACTACCTCATCAAAAGAATCGCTGCAGACAGTGGCTCCGCCAGTTTCTGATGGTTGGAAAACAGAAAGCGGAGGTGTCTATTACTACAAGAATGGACAAAAGCAAAAAGGTTGGCTGCAGCTGAATGGAAAGAAGTATTATCTGGATTCCCAGACAGGAGTTAGAAAGACAAAAGAACTGTTTCAGACGGAAAAAGGGTTTAGCTATGCGCAGGCAGATGGAACGATTCTGAGCGGAGGCAAGAAAAAGGGGGACGATGGGAACCTCTATTTAGTAAGCAGCGACGGGATTTTAAGAAATCCTGGTTTGCTGATAACCCCGGACTATGACGGTTACTGGGCACCTTATTATATTGATGCGCAGACCCATGCAGTTAAGACAGGACTTTTCAGTGTAAACGGGACTTATTATTACGGCCGAGAAGATAAAGGCTATCTTGTCTGTGGAAAATATAAAGCACCGGATGGAAAGACTTACTTAGCAAACAGCAACGGCACTTTAAGAAATGCTGGTTTGCTGGTAACCCCAGACTATGACGGTTACTGGGCACCTTACTATATTGACCCTAATACCCATGCAATTAAAACGGGGCTTTTCAACATAAATGGGACTTATTATTACGGCCGAGAAGATAAAGGCTATCTTGTGTGCGGAAAATATAAAGCACCGGATGGAAAGACTTATTTAGCCAACAGCAACGGCACTTTGCGAAAATCCGGTTTGCTGATAACCCCGGACTATGACGGTTACTGGGCACCTTACTATATTGATGCGCAGACCCATGCAATTAAGACGGGGCTTTTCAATATAAACGGGACTTATTATTACGGCCGGGAAGATAAGGGCTATCTTGTCTGTGGAAAATATAAAGCACCGGATGGAAAGACTTATTTAGCAAACAGCAACGGCACTTTAAGAAATCCTGGTTTGCTGGTAACTCCAGACTATGATGGTTACTGGGCACCGTACTATATTGATGCGCAGACCCATGCAGTCAAGATAGGATTTTTCAACGTAAACGGGACTTATTATTACGGCCGGGAAGATAAAGGCTATCTTGTCTGTGGAAAATATAAAGCACCGGATGGAAAGACTTACTTAGCAAACAGCAACGGCACTTTAAGAAATCCTGGTTTGCTGATAACCCCGGACTATGACGGTTACTGGGCACCTTACTATATTGATGCGCAGACCCATGCAATTAAGACGGGGTTTTTCAACATAAACGGGACTTATTATTACGGCCGGGAAGATAAAGGCTATCTTGTGTGCGGAAAGTATAAAGCACCGGATGGAAAGACTTATTTAGCCAACAGTAACGGTACTTTAAGAAATCCTGGTTTGCTAATAACCCCAGACTATGATGGTTACTGGGCACCTTACTATATCGATGCGCAGACTCATGCAGTCAAGATAGGATTTTTCAGTGTAAACGGGACTTATTATTACGGCCGAGAAGATAAAGGCTATCTTGTGTGCGGAAAGTATAAAGCTCCGGATGGAAAGACTTACTTAGCCAACAGCAACGGCACTTTAAGAAATGCTGGTTTGCTGATAACTCCGGATTATGACGGATACTGGGCACCTTACTATATCGACCCTAATACCCATGCAGTCAAGACAGGACTTTTCAGTGTAAACGGAACTTATTATTACGGCCGGGAAGATAAAGGCTATCTTGTGTGCGGAAAATATAAAGCACCGGATGGACATTTTTATCTTGCAAATAGCGATGGAAAACTACTGACTCAAATAGGCTGGCTTGAGACGGCCCAATACGATGGGGTTACAGAACGCTACTATCTGGAAAATCCAACTGGAAATTATTCGACGGTTAAAACGGGATTCTTTGATTTAGATGGATATTCCTATTATGGAATTCCAGATGAAGGTCATGTTTTAAGAGGGAAAAAAATAATTAGCGGACAAATGTTTCTTGCGGATCAAGATGGTCATTTGCAAGAAACGACCGGTTGGCTTATCACATCAGAATATGATAATGGAATTTTGCAGCGCTACTATTTAAATGATTCTGCAGTCTCGGGACATCCTGGTGCCGTAATTGGGGCGTTTACTGCGAATGGAAAAAAATATTACGGCCGAGAAGATACAGGATATGAAGTACGTGGGACTTATCGTGCCCCCAACGGTACCATTTATTATGCGGATAATGATGGCGTTTTGATGGATGTACCGCCTGAAATTGCAGAGATGGAAGCGCGTGCACAAGGGTATAGCAGTAATACCAATTATTTGATCCTTGTCAATACGAGTGTACATAAAGTTTCCGTATTTTATGGATGGTCCGGAAACTGGAACCGCCTTTACACATGGGATTGCGCAAATGGTGCGCCGGGAACCCCCACAATTACTGGAGAATTTTCTACGTCATCTAAGGGATATTATTTTGATTCCGGTTCTGCAAGATGCTTTTACTATACGCAGTTTTATGAAGATTTTCTATTTCATTCCACTTTGTATTATCAGTATCCGACGCCCGATTACTCGATGGATGATCGGGTTGGAATGGCACTTTCGCATGGATGTGTTCGTTTAAGATTGGAAAATGCGAAATGGATTTATGATAATATTCCATATGGGACCAAAGTCGTTTCTTACTAA
- a CDS encoding putative Lysozyme (Evidence 3 : Putative function from multiple computational evidences; Product type e : enzyme) → MVVHKRKLSFLGTILFGLALSTFPVNAQEVSSSEQPFENQVSSVQSASVSSVSSTVESSASSVSSSSKSASEPNTVSSGSSSASGNASSDVGGTTSSKESLQTVAPPVSDGWKTESGGVYYYKNGQKQKGWLQLNGKKYYLDSQTGVRKTKELFQTEKGFSYAQADGTILSGGKKKGDDGNLYLVSSDGILRNSGLLVTPDYDGYWAPYYIDAQTHAVKTGLFNVNGTYYYGREDKGYLVCGKYKAPDGKTYLANSNGTLRNSGLLVTPDYDGYWAPYYIDAQTHAVKIGFFNVNGTYYYGREDKGYLVCGKYKAPDGKTYLANSNGTLRNAGLLITPDYDGYWAPYYIDAQTHAVKIGFFNVNGTYYYGREDKGYLVCGKYKAPDGKTYLANSNGTLRNPGLLITPDYDGYWAPYYIDAQTHAVKIGFFSVNGTYYYGREDKGYLVCGKYKAPDGKTYLANSNGTLRNPGLLITPDYDGYWAPYYIDAQTHAVKIGFFNVNGTYYYGREDKGYLVCGKYKAPDGKTYLANSNGTLRNPGLLITPDYDGYWAPYYIDAQTHAVKTGFFSVNGTYYYGREDKGYLVCGKYKAPDGHFYLANSDGTLKASGWVSTSDYDGSLQIYYIDADTHAVKTGLFMVDEKNYYGREDYGYIVRGTYTNPHGDVYTSSDNGVLNDKMLGVDVSKYQGVIDWNKVKNTGISFAIIQAGYGDSATQIDPYFIQNIKGALAAGIKVGSYWFSYATSVEDAKLEASVFANALSPYKDRLTFPAFYDFEYASYNYYQKMNKVEPTKENITDMAVAFIEAMKSMGYIAGNYTNLDYYRNYFDYSKLQQYPMWYAQYQVASPDVKTSLWQYSSKGTIDGINGDTDLDRYNIAGLPESTKTGICTAADGSVNVRRTAPNGDPVGQISPNEEVVVLDQQLVNGAVWYQIRKTDGTVGWVYGEYLKVQ, encoded by the coding sequence TTGGTCGTACATAAAAGAAAACTTAGCTTTTTAGGAACAATTTTATTTGGACTTGCTTTGAGTACATTCCCTGTTAATGCACAAGAAGTTAGTAGTTCGGAACAACCTTTTGAAAACCAAGTGTCAAGTGTGCAGTCGGCCTCTGTATCTTCTGTATCAAGCACAGTAGAAAGTTCAGCGTCAAGTGTATCTTCGTCTTCTAAGAGCGCAAGTGAACCCAATACGGTTTCCTCAGGTTCTTCGAGCGCAAGTGGGAATGCCTCTTCAGATGTAGGAGGGACTACCTCATCAAAAGAATCGCTGCAGACAGTGGCTCCGCCAGTTTCTGATGGTTGGAAAACAGAAAGCGGAGGCGTCTATTACTACAAGAATGGACAAAAGCAAAAAGGTTGGCTGCAGCTGAACGGAAAGAAGTATTATCTGGATTCCCAGACAGGAGTTAGAAAGACAAAAGAACTGTTTCAGACGGAAAAAGGGTTTAGCTATGCGCAGGCAGATGGAACGATTCTGAGCGGAGGCAAGAAAAAGGGGGACGATGGGAACCTCTATTTAGTAAGCAGCGACGGGATTTTAAGAAATTCTGGTTTGCTGGTAACCCCGGACTATGACGGTTACTGGGCACCTTACTATATTGATGCGCAGACCCATGCAGTTAAGACAGGACTTTTCAACGTAAACGGGACTTATTATTACGGCCGGGAAGATAAGGGCTATCTTGTCTGTGGAAAATATAAAGCACCGGATGGAAAGACTTATTTAGCAAACAGCAACGGCACTTTAAGAAATTCTGGTTTGCTGGTAACTCCAGACTATGATGGTTACTGGGCACCGTACTATATTGATGCGCAGACCCATGCAGTCAAGATAGGATTTTTCAACGTAAACGGGACTTATTATTACGGCCGGGAAGATAAAGGCTATCTTGTCTGTGGAAAATATAAAGCACCGGATGGAAAGACTTACTTAGCAAACAGCAACGGCACTTTAAGAAATGCTGGTTTGCTAATAACCCCAGACTATGATGGTTACTGGGCACCGTACTATATTGATGCGCAGACCCATGCAGTCAAGATAGGATTTTTCAACGTAAACGGGACTTATTATTACGGCCGGGAAGATAAAGGCTATCTTGTGTGCGGAAAGTATAAAGCACCGGATGGAAAGACTTATTTAGCAAACAGTAACGGTACTTTAAGAAATCCTGGTTTGCTAATAACCCCAGACTATGATGGTTACTGGGCACCGTACTATATCGATGCGCAGACTCATGCAGTCAAGATAGGATTTTTCAGTGTAAACGGGACTTATTATTACGGTCGGGAAGATAAAGGCTATCTTGTGTGCGGAAAGTATAAAGCTCCGGATGGAAAGACTTATTTAGCCAACAGCAACGGTACTTTAAGAAATCCTGGTTTGCTGATAACCCCAGACTATGACGGGTACTGGGCACCTTACTATATTGATGCGCAGACCCATGCAGTCAAGATAGGATTTTTCAACGTAAACGGGACTTATTATTACGGCCGGGAAGATAAAGGCTATCTTGTGTGCGGAAAGTATAAAGCTCCGGATGGAAAGACTTATTTAGCCAACAGCAACGGTACTTTAAGAAATCCTGGTTTGCTGATAACCCCGGACTATGATGGTTACTGGGCACCTTACTATATTGATGCGCAGACCCATGCAGTCAAGACAGGATTTTTCAGTGTAAATGGGACTTATTATTACGGTCGGGAAGATAAAGGCTATCTTGTGTGCGGAAAGTACAAAGCTCCGGATGGACATTTTTATCTTGCCAATAGTGATGGTACGTTGAAAGCTTCTGGATGGGTTTCTACCTCTGACTATGATGGTAGTTTGCAGATATACTATATTGATGCAGATACTCATGCAGTTAAGACAGGACTTTTTATGGTCGACGAGAAAAATTACTATGGTCGAGAGGACTATGGCTATATTGTTCGAGGTACCTATACCAATCCGCATGGAGATGTTTATACTTCTAGCGATAATGGCGTTTTAAATGACAAAATGCTTGGAGTTGATGTTTCTAAATATCAAGGAGTTATTGATTGGAACAAGGTCAAAAATACTGGAATTTCCTTTGCAATTATACAAGCAGGTTATGGAGATTCCGCTACCCAAATTGATCCGTATTTTATTCAAAATATTAAAGGGGCTCTTGCGGCGGGCATTAAGGTTGGTTCCTATTGGTTTAGTTATGCTACGAGTGTTGAGGATGCCAAACTGGAAGCTTCTGTTTTTGCAAACGCATTATCTCCTTATAAAGATCGTTTGACTTTCCCTGCATTTTATGATTTTGAATATGCTTCTTACAACTATTATCAGAAAATGAACAAAGTTGAACCGACCAAAGAAAACATTACCGATATGGCGGTTGCATTTATCGAAGCGATGAAATCTATGGGATATATTGCTGGAAATTACACGAACTTAGATTATTATCGGAATTATTTTGATTATTCTAAATTGCAACAGTATCCAATGTGGTATGCTCAGTATCAAGTTGCTTCTCCAGATGTAAAGACTTCTCTTTGGCAGTACAGTTCTAAGGGAACGATAGACGGGATTAACGGAGATACGGATTTGGATCGGTATAATATAGCCGGGCTTCCTGAATCGACAAAGACAGGAATTTGTACGGCAGCCGATGGATCTGTAAATGTCAGACGGACGGCTCCAAATGGAGATCCGGTTGGTCAAATTTCCCCTAATGAAGAGGTTGTTGTTTTGGATCAACAACTTGTAAATGGAGCTGTCTGGTATCAGATTCGGAAAACAGATGGAACAGTTGGTTGGGTCTATGGAGAATACCTAAAAGTTCAATAA
- a CDS encoding protein of unknown function (Evidence 5 : Unknown function), producing MGSLALLEDEDTLDAELSTVLDTEDTEADCTLDTWFSKGCSELLTSCALTGNVLKASPNKIVPKKLSFLLCTTKVIDPLSKNFFIKRLRFDTQGPENGFPQGHGHKLLLHSHHMGH from the coding sequence TTGGGTTCACTTGCGCTCTTAGAAGACGAAGATACACTTGACGCTGAACTTTCTACTGTGCTTGATACAGAAGATACAGAGGCCGACTGCACACTTGACACTTGGTTTTCAAAAGGTTGTTCCGAACTACTAACTTCTTGTGCATTAACAGGGAATGTACTCAAAGCAAGTCCAAATAAAATTGTTCCTAAAAAGCTAAGTTTTCTTTTATGTACGACCAAAGTGATTGATCCCCTTTCTAAAAATTTTTTTATAAAACGACTGCGCTTCGACACCCAAGGCCCTGAAAACGGCTTTCCGCAAGGGCACGGTCATAAGCTTTTACTCCATTCCCATCATATGGGTCATTAA